The stretch of DNA ACCGAGAACCATGATAAGGACGATCCCCAGTCCCATCATGACCGCAACGATTCTTCGGCCGGATTGGAATCGTTTTCGCCCACCAGACGGCATTAGATTCTCCTCAGATTGTTGACGATTGAGAGCATCTCATCCGCTGATTGAACAGCTTTCGAGTTCAATTCAAAGGCCCTTTGCGCCATGATGAGGGCGACCATCTCCTCCACGACTTGGACATTCGATCTTTCCAGGGATCCCTGGATCGTCCGCCCCAGACCCAGCTCCTCCGGTGCGCCAACGACAGGATCACCGGCGGCGGCGCTCGCCTGCAATAAATTCCCCCCCTGCCCCTCCAATGCTCCCGGGTTGAGAAAACGGGCTAATAGGATCTGTCCCAGTTCAGCCGGTGTCGTGCTTCCCGCCGTTTGAGCTATAACGCGGCCGTCTGTGGTAATGGCAACACTGGTGGAATCCTGTGGCAGAGTAATTTCAGGTTCGAGGACGTACCCGCTGGCATTCACGAGCCGCCCTTCAGAATCGACTTTGAGGGCTCCATCGCGTGAATAGGCGATGGTGCCATCGGGTTGCACAAATTGTAGAAAGCCTTCTCCTTGTATAATGAGATCCAACGGATTGTTTGTTGTCTCGGACTCACCCTGGGAGAAGAGCCGTTCCGTCGCGACAACGTGGCTTCCATGGCCTATCTCCAAGGGATTGGGAGAGCCGGATTCGCCGGCTTGGCCGGTGGCGGGGCGAAGCTTCTCATAAAGGAGATCTTCGAAGGCCATTCGAATCCGCTTGAAGCCTGTGGTGTTCACATTGGCCAAATTATGGGCGATTGTGTCCATCGACATCTGTTGCGCCAACATTCCAGAAGCCGCTGTTCGGAGACCTCGAATCATAATTGATCCTCTCCTCTATTGCATGGCCCAGCGCATCAAACCGTCTAATGATTGATCCTGGGCTTGAAAGGCCTTCTGATTCGCTTCGAGAAAACGTAGAATCGTGATCATTTCAGTCATGGTATGTATAGGTGAGACATTGGAGCCTTCCAGACGCCCCTGGACAACCTGAAGGCCGGAGGCCTCCTCGGGTTCCGCATCACTCGAGAGCAAGCCTCCCCCGGCATGGCTCAACGATGTGGGATCCTTGAATTGCACCAATCGCAACCGGCCGGCCGATTGACCGTCGACCAGGACCTCACCCGAGGATTCGACGACCACCTGTGACGCACTCGAGACCATGATCGGTCCGCTCTCCGTTTGAAGCTCGGCCCCACCATAGGTTTGGATTGTGCCGTCCGGTCCCAGAAAGAAATCACCCGAACGCGTATACTTCTCTCCCTCTTCCGTGGCGACGGTGAAGTACCCGTGGCCGATAAGCGCAAGATGCAGGGGTTCGCCTGTTGTTTCGAGGGCCCCCGGTGTTTCATCAACCTGCATCGTGAGGCTCGCGCCGGATGCCTCCGTCAGGGAGCCGGTTTGAGCGGTGAGAAGATTGTGAAAGGCGGTGCGATCCGCCCTAAAACCGGAGACGGAGGAATTGGCGAGATTATTGGCAAGGACCTGTTGAAGGGTCAGAGCGGGGCGAATGGCCGATCCTGAGATCACTAAACCACGCATAAGAAAGCCCCCTTCTATTAAGGTCATCCAATTGATCCGCCCGGGGACCCAAGGGATCCCCGGATGGATCCTGGGACTTCCTGTCCCAGGGTGTGGTCAGGAAGGCGATCGGCACCGTTGTGGATTCCGAGAAGGAGGCCAGTCCCAAACCCATCCTCCACTGGTAACGGACCGCCTGGCGACACCTGACGACCGTTTCACTATGCAGAGGGCGTGCCAACTTGGGTGATATTACACAGGGCATTTTGCAACTGATGGATAGATTTGCCGTTACAGCGATAGTTCTTCCTCCGCCACCAAAGACGCCCCTCCTCGACGCACCGAATGAACCTCCAAGTGGGCAACTTTTGATATCTGGAGAGGAAAAGTTTGCCACTCGGCTGAAAGAAAAATGACCATTTGACCCTAAAACCATGATCTTTGATTGTCAGCACTTCATTTGACCCGTAATCTATCTGTGCCGAGGGCAGGGGATAACGGCCGCATAGAATTTCTCTTCTTGGAACATCATCCGACCCACGGGGGTGGAGCATGGCGGTCTCATTTCGATCTCTTCACTCCCTCTTTGTTCCTCTCGCGATCCTCACGATCGGAGCTCAGATCTTTTCTTTGGACCGCCTCGCCCAGGAGCCGCTTCTGGGACTCAGTGACAGAGAGGGAATTATCCAGGTCATTCATAAGGGAGGGCCCGCGGAGAAGGCCGGGCTTCGAGGGGGTGACCAAATCCTGGCCGTCGACGGAACGAGGGTTCGATTTCCCTACAGCGCCTCCGATCTCCTTAAAAGGGAGGGGGCCCGGCCCCACATACTTTACCTCCGTCGCGGAGCTGCGGGGCTGACGCTCGAACTCACTCCGAACCCGCCCCAGAAAGAGGATGTTGCATGGAATCTCACAATGGCGGGAATCGTGCTCGGCACTCTCTTGATGGGCCTAATCGTCTACCTCAAGAAACAGCGCTCCGTCACTTTAACATTTTTTGGCATCTGTTATGGAATAGGTATCCTTATACTCCCTCCTCACTTGCCACGTCAAGAGACGGTCCTGCTCATTAATGCGGTCCTAACGGATTTGGTTTCAGCCTTTCTCCCGGCCCTCTTTGTCCATTTTTTCCTGCTCTTCCCCGCTCGAAGATCGATCCTGGCCCGGAACCCTTTTCTGGTCTGGATCCTCTATCTACCCTCATTCACACTCTTTGGCCTCGCCCAAATCACTCATCATGTTCAATACTTTCTGGATATCGATACCATAAGATTGTCCATTGCCCTCGGGATGGCGGCCGACATCCTCTTTATGACCGGAATCGCCCTCTCATTGGGCCTTTTTATTCATGCTTTCCGCCGGATGAAGATTCCATCGCTACGCCGCCGGATTCATGTCACTTTCATCGGCACTCTATTGGGAATCACGCCGACTCTGATCGTCTATTCGCTTCACACCGCCCTGCCCGGGCATACCATTCCCGGGGATCGGTGGGCTGTCGTCACCTTTATCTTCATCCCAGCCTCTTTTGGCTATGCGATTATCCGGCATGGCGTTTTTGAAATTGATCGCCTCATCCGGCGGAGTCTCGCCGTGACGCTGCTCATCGCCCTCGTGGTGATTATCTACTTCGGAATTTATACAATCCTTCAGGGCTCCCTGCCGAAACTAACCGGAACGCCGGGACTGACACCGAGTCTCGTGGCTCTGATCCTCGTTCTCGTGCTCTTCAGCCCGATCCGTGGTCGTTTCCAAAGGCTTTTGGATCGCGACCTTCCCCTCTCCCCGGCCTCTTCCGATCGAACCGCCATGGAGTTCGGCCGCAGGATACGCTCTGTCACAATCTGGGAGGAATTAGTAGCAGAAATTGTAGATGGGTTGTCTCAGCACCTGAATGCCCGATCCGGACTCCTCTTCCTCCCCGACGCTGATGGAAATCGGCTCAAGTTGTCCTATGCCAGTGGCATAAAACTCGGTCTGCTCGGCAGATTCAATCTCAGCGTCCGGGTCCTACAGGCGGTCAGCAGCCTTGGCAGCTCGATCGTCCGGGATGATTTGGATGCCGAACTACCATTTGGCTGGCTCGATGAAAAGGATCGTTTGGCTTTGGATCAGGCGGATTCGCGTCTCCTGGTCGCGCTTCAGGGCAAGGACCGGCCGTTGGGTTTGATCCTCCTCGGTCCCAGAATGGACGGTGGATCATATGAGGGATGGCAGCTCGGTTTTCTTGACGACCTAGCCGAGCAGGGCGCCGTGGCCCTCGAGAACGCCCTTTTCCACCGGGAAGCGGTTCGTGAGGTGAAGCTAAAAAACGATTTGGAAATCGCCCACTCGCTTCAAAGCAGTCTTCTACCACGCTGCCCCCCGGTGATTCCCAACGCGGAGTTGTCCGGAAAAACCATTCCATGCCAGGATGTCGGCGGCGATTACTACGACTTTCTGACGCCGGATCCGGAACACCTCATCCTGAGTTTAGGGGATGTATCCGGCAAAGGCGTTCCCGGCGCCCTGCTGATGGCCAATTTGCAGGCCATTTTCCGCGCCGAAGCATCACACACATTCGATCCCGTGCAACTGCTTCAGAGGGTAAACCGGAGAGTTTGTGAAATCAGGCGGCCGGACCGCTTCATTTCACTTTTTTGTGCAACCTATGAGATTTCATCAAGGGTCCTGCGGTATGCATCCGCGGGCCATCCCCCCGCGCTGGTCATGCTGAAGGACGGCACAATGAGGCGATTGGATCTCTCCGGCCTTCTCCTCGGCATTCAACCCGATGCCGAATACTATGAGGGGCGGATTTCACTTTCTTCCGGGGATCTTCTCCTGAGCTACAGTGACGGCGCGATCGAGCGGGAAGGTCCCATGGGAATGCTGGGTGAAGAGGGAATGGTAAAAGCTTTGTCACGTCATAGGCAATTATCCGCCAGAGACCTCTTAAACCGTCTCTTTGACGAAATCCGTTATCACTCGGCCCAGCCGCTCCAAGATGACACGACCTTGTTAATCTTAAAAGCACTGTAACCGCTTGCCGTTTAAAGACAAATCGGATCTGCTTTTTGCGAAAATACCGTGTGTAACAGAGCCATTCGCACGAAAAAAATAAAAAAAGCCTTTCCCCCTCAAGTTAGGCTCGCATTCTGCAGATAATTGTAATGGGAAGTCGGGAGGTGTGGAGTCATCGGGGTATCGTTTGATTCCCAGGGTTGGCGACAGGGGGATCGGCCAATCTTCCTCGTCGCCTCAATAACAGGAGGGAGAGGGGGCTCGACATGATTTGGGTAGCCCTACTCGTGGGAGTTCTGTTCGATCTTTTCTGGTGGCTGAGACGTTAGGATGGCTTCCGTTTTATAATGATCGAGGTCATGAGTTAAGATCACAAAAGAGTCGCCATCGTCCCGCACCCACGGCGGGCCGGTACGACAGGAGGTTTGGATTCAGTGGAAACAATAACACTGCGCCTCCTGGGCACCGCGGTTCCAGGGGGCGCATCTCAATTCCCAAAAATTCCTCATAACGCCTGATTCTAATGTTTAATATGAAATACCTTGGGGTTCTTCTTCAGCGGCGGGAACCGTGAAAGTATAAGCACCTTCGGAGTCTATCGCAACAACCGGCGGCATCCCCGTTCGTACAAAACTCTCGTATCCCTCCTGGAGATTCCGCCAAAATCTCAGAAGTTCGCTGCGTTGATCTTCCCCCCCCGGTTCCTGGACCATGGCGGCATAGGGCCCGGATCCGCTCAATAGGGCCTGCTGCAGCCATTCCATACCTGAGGAATCCATATGCGCCGGGAAAATATGAACCGGGATCTGCCCCTGTCCCATATTACGCGCTTCCACGGCCGCAATATAGAGTTCCTTGATATAGCTATCCGTCATGGCCAGGCATCCAATGCTGAGACAGCTTCCATGAATAAAAATATCTCCACCCGGGGAGTTCTGATCGCTGAAGAAGCCGTCGGATAGATTCGGATAATCCAATCCCAAAGCGAGATGGAAGCGGCTGGCTGGATTGAAACAATTAATTTTATAAAAGCCCTCAGGCACCTGCATATCACCTTCGCGGCGTTTCGGCCCCAGTCCGCCTGAGTGGGCGCAAATTTCGTATTCGCGAACCTTGAGGTACGGATCATTGGGTTCCGATTGTGTCCATAGCTCGAGAAGACCCTCGGCTTTGATAACACGCATATAGATTCCGGTGGGCGGGAAAGAGGCTTTCTGTTGATCAAAAAATGTCTTTATGACACCGAGCTTTTCCTGATAGGCGACCCGGACCCGTGGGAAGCAGATTTGTTCATCTTTAAAGGACCGGCCGGCCACTCTCTTCACCCCCCGCAAGAAGACATGTTGAACAGATGCATACGAATTAACCGCCGTTTCGGCGGAAAGCTATCCAGAAATTATAAAACGCGACGGCTCAGGCGGCGCCTCAGAATAAAAAGAGTCCCAATCCACCGACAAGAATACAATACACCCCAAATAAGGCCAAGTCACCCTTCCTTAACAGCCGCAGCAGGACGGCGATCGCTGAATACCCCGAAACCGCGGCCATGGTAAAACCGGCCGCCAGAGATCCCAAACCGCCGGTGGATACGGTGCCGGCCAGTTCGGGGAGACTCACGATCATCGCCCCCAAAATCGCCGGAATGGAGAGGAGGAAACTGAATCGGGCGGCTTCCCGGGCATCCACCCCGAGCATAAGCCCCGAAGTGATTGTGGAGCCGGATCGGGAGACGCCCGGCAGGAGAGCGATGGCTTGAAAAATTCCGATGAGGATCGCTGAAGGAGGCCGGACACCGGCCTTCCCACGGCGGAACCACCGGGATGACGCCATGAAGACCCCGGTGCACAGAAGACAAAGCGCCGCGGAGCGTGGGTATTGGAAGGCTTCCTCGATGTGGGACCTTAAGAGGAATCCCGCCACCACGACCGGTAACGTGCCGAGCAGCAACAGACCGGTATAAACGGCCTCCGAGCGCCCCTCCCCACCACGGGTGGCGATCCAGCGCATAACCCCGCCCACCAAGCGCACCAGATCCGACCTATAGTAAATAATGACGGCCAGAAGTGTTCCCAAATGTAAAACGACTTCGAGTGCTACTCCCGGCTCCTCGATA from Candidatus Eisenbacteria bacterium encodes:
- the flgG gene encoding flagellar basal-body rod protein FlgG; protein product: MIRGLRTAASGMLAQQMSMDTIAHNLANVNTTGFKRIRMAFEDLLYEKLRPATGQAGESGSPNPLEIGHGSHVVATERLFSQGESETTNNPLDLIIQGEGFLQFVQPDGTIAYSRDGALKVDSEGRLVNASGYVLEPEITLPQDSTSVAITTDGRVIAQTAGSTTPAELGQILLARFLNPGALEGQGGNLLQASAAAGDPVVGAPEELGLGRTIQGSLERSNVQVVEEMVALIMAQRAFELNSKAVQSADEMLSIVNNLRRI
- a CDS encoding flagellar hook-basal body complex protein, coding for MRGLVISGSAIRPALTLQQVLANNLANSSVSGFRADRTAFHNLLTAQTGSLTEASGASLTMQVDETPGALETTGEPLHLALIGHGYFTVATEEGEKYTRSGDFFLGPDGTIQTYGGAELQTESGPIMVSSASQVVVESSGEVLVDGQSAGRLRLVQFKDPTSLSHAGGGLLSSDAEPEEASGLQVVQGRLEGSNVSPIHTMTEMITILRFLEANQKAFQAQDQSLDGLMRWAMQ
- a CDS encoding SpoIIE family protein phosphatase translates to MAVSFRSLHSLFVPLAILTIGAQIFSLDRLAQEPLLGLSDREGIIQVIHKGGPAEKAGLRGGDQILAVDGTRVRFPYSASDLLKREGARPHILYLRRGAAGLTLELTPNPPQKEDVAWNLTMAGIVLGTLLMGLIVYLKKQRSVTLTFFGICYGIGILILPPHLPRQETVLLINAVLTDLVSAFLPALFVHFFLLFPARRSILARNPFLVWILYLPSFTLFGLAQITHHVQYFLDIDTIRLSIALGMAADILFMTGIALSLGLFIHAFRRMKIPSLRRRIHVTFIGTLLGITPTLIVYSLHTALPGHTIPGDRWAVVTFIFIPASFGYAIIRHGVFEIDRLIRRSLAVTLLIALVVIIYFGIYTILQGSLPKLTGTPGLTPSLVALILVLVLFSPIRGRFQRLLDRDLPLSPASSDRTAMEFGRRIRSVTIWEELVAEIVDGLSQHLNARSGLLFLPDADGNRLKLSYASGIKLGLLGRFNLSVRVLQAVSSLGSSIVRDDLDAELPFGWLDEKDRLALDQADSRLLVALQGKDRPLGLILLGPRMDGGSYEGWQLGFLDDLAEQGAVALENALFHREAVREVKLKNDLEIAHSLQSSLLPRCPPVIPNAELSGKTIPCQDVGGDYYDFLTPDPEHLILSLGDVSGKGVPGALLMANLQAIFRAEASHTFDPVQLLQRVNRRVCEIRRPDRFISLFCATYEISSRVLRYASAGHPPALVMLKDGTMRRLDLSGLLLGIQPDAEYYEGRISLSSGDLLLSYSDGAIEREGPMGMLGEEGMVKALSRHRQLSARDLLNRLFDEIRYHSAQPLQDDTTLLILKAL
- a CDS encoding L,D-transpeptidase family protein codes for the protein MAGRSFKDEQICFPRVRVAYQEKLGVIKTFFDQQKASFPPTGIYMRVIKAEGLLELWTQSEPNDPYLKVREYEICAHSGGLGPKRREGDMQVPEGFYKINCFNPASRFHLALGLDYPNLSDGFFSDQNSPGGDIFIHGSCLSIGCLAMTDSYIKELYIAAVEARNMGQGQIPVHIFPAHMDSSGMEWLQQALLSGSGPYAAMVQEPGGEDQRSELLRFWRNLQEGYESFVRTGMPPVVAIDSEGAYTFTVPAAEEEPQGISY
- the uppP gene encoding undecaprenyl-diphosphatase UppP, which translates into the protein MFNPTTWETMLLGLLQGLTEFLPVSSSGHLVFAQRLLGIEEPGVALEVVLHLGTLLAVIIYYRSDLVRLVGGVMRWIATRGGEGRSEAVYTGLLLLGTLPVVVAGFLLRSHIEEAFQYPRSAALCLLCTGVFMASSRWFRRGKAGVRPPSAILIGIFQAIALLPGVSRSGSTITSGLMLGVDAREAARFSFLLSIPAILGAMIVSLPELAGTVSTGGLGSLAAGFTMAAVSGYSAIAVLLRLLRKGDLALFGVYCILVGGLGLFLF